The following proteins are encoded in a genomic region of Burkholderiales bacterium:
- the thrC gene encoding threonine synthase: MSSHYNGVIERYRERLPVDENTPVISLGEGDTRLIELKKIPHLIKRKVQLYAKFEGLNPTASFKDRGMTMAVSKAVETGAKAIICASTGNTSAAAAAYAARAGLACFVVIPQGKIALGKLSQAMMHGSKVIQIKGNFDDGMKLVREIAQKLPVTLVNSTNPYRLQGQKTAAFEIIEELGDAPDYHALPVGNAGNITAHWIGYCEAVCDNTQACLFCGGQCAYHKKRLATRRPIMLGYQAAGAAPFLRGAPVKNPETVATAIRIGNPVSWTQAWKVKEESGGWFAECTDEEILRVQKLLAQAEGVFCEPSSAASVTGVIKDLERGTIGDGAVIVCTLTGHGLKDPDTAIAQSGKPVTVAATRKAIERVIAANLPK; this comes from the coding sequence ATGTCCAGTCATTACAACGGAGTCATCGAACGCTACCGCGAGCGTCTGCCGGTTGATGAAAACACGCCGGTAATTTCATTGGGCGAGGGGGACACGCGACTCATCGAGCTCAAAAAAATTCCGCACTTGATTAAAAGAAAAGTTCAGCTCTACGCCAAGTTCGAAGGCCTGAATCCCACAGCATCCTTCAAGGATCGCGGCATGACAATGGCGGTAAGCAAAGCCGTCGAGACCGGAGCCAAAGCGATTATCTGCGCTTCCACCGGCAACACTTCAGCCGCCGCCGCGGCTTATGCGGCGCGTGCGGGACTCGCGTGCTTCGTAGTGATTCCCCAAGGAAAGATCGCCTTGGGCAAACTTTCCCAGGCCATGATGCACGGTTCCAAAGTTATACAGATCAAGGGTAATTTCGATGACGGCATGAAGCTGGTGCGCGAAATCGCGCAAAAACTGCCGGTGACGCTGGTGAACTCCACCAATCCTTATCGATTGCAGGGGCAAAAAACTGCTGCATTTGAAATCATCGAAGAACTGGGTGACGCACCGGATTACCACGCGTTGCCCGTGGGAAACGCAGGCAACATTACCGCGCACTGGATCGGATATTGCGAAGCGGTATGTGACAACACTCAGGCGTGCCTTTTTTGCGGCGGCCAATGCGCTTACCACAAAAAAAGATTGGCCACGAGGCGACCCATCATGCTGGGTTACCAGGCAGCAGGTGCGGCGCCGTTTCTGCGCGGAGCCCCTGTGAAAAACCCGGAAACCGTGGCGACCGCCATACGCATCGGCAACCCGGTGTCCTGGACGCAAGCCTGGAAAGTCAAGGAAGAATCCGGCGGCTGGTTTGCCGAGTGCACCGATGAAGAAATTCTGCGTGTGCAGAAGCTGCTTGCTCAGGCGGAGGGTGTGTTTTGCGAGCCGTCTTCCGCCGCGTCGGTGACCGGCGTGATCAAAGACCTGGAGCGGGGCACGATCGGAGATGGCGCGGTGATCGTCTGCACGCTCACCGGTCACGGCCTCAAAGACCCCGACACTGCGATAGCGCAGAGCGGCAAGCCGGTCACGGTTGCGGCGACTCGCAAGGCAATAGAGAGGGTGATTGCGGCAAATTTGCCGAAGTAA